TGATGAGAGCCATGGCGACTACACGCACGTGCCGCCCCTCAAAATGAGCATTACGGAAAATATGCCTGTACCCGGCTACATAGTCGCTGTGTTGCACGTAGTGCTCTGCGGCATCGAGTCTTTTGAACATCACGTAAAAAGTGAGCGGAATGCTGAGCATCATTAGGATGAGGGAGCACATGCCCAGATATAGCCAAGCCATTTAATTACTCACAGTCTTGTAGATAAACTTGCCTGCGCTTTCCGCCAGTCCGCTTCCGAGCGCCCCTGTAGCCAACCCACCTGCTGCACCGCCTACGATTGCACATGCCAAGGCTCCAGCACCTGCTGTAGGTATGCCAAAAACAACTACACAGGCGCTGATACCAATACCAGCCCCAATGCTCCCGCCAACTGCTGCGCCCGTAACTCCGGCTACCAATTTACCCCCTTCAACATACTTCGCCTGCGTACACTCTTGCTCACGCCCTGTGGAACACGCCTCCGTTATCTCCAGCGCCGTCGCCCCAACATCCAGCGCTATGCCAATGTAAGTCCCCTTCTTCAATATTTGCGAGGCCTTGGCCAAACGTTTAACCCTTTCCTCATACCCACGAATGTCTCCATGGTGCCAATAGCTTTTACTGGAAATCCCCAACATTTTTTTAATCGAACCTTCGTTTCTCAACCCCGTACCAAAGCGCGCCATGCCCGAGATTTGGCTGTCCAACTTGGCAAATAGCGCCCTTCGTTTAACCAAAAACTCCTCCCTCGCCCCAGTGGTGCCTTTGCTCAAGTACTGCTTATGCAAACTCTCGATTTCGATAAGGGTCTTCTCGACTTGCGCCAAATGCTTGCTCCATGCACTGCTGGCACTGCCGATGCCAAGGGACGAATAGGTCAAGATGGCCTGCAACTGATCATAGTTTTTGATCAGGAACTGGTCAGTTGCGGAGTGCGCCAACAGGGCGAGCTTTATATTTTGCGCCGATCGCATCAGCTGTGCCTCTTCAGCGGTGCAAGCGGCGGTTCGGCTATCCCCGATGATCACCAATTGCCCCGGCAACACCACCGTGTTGCGGATGTGCTGGTTGAGGGTGTCGAACTTGGTGTGTGAATACGGATCAAGCGCCAAGCTTAGTTTAAGCAATGGATAAGGCTGGGGATGTTCATTGATAAATGCGTAGGGTCCCTGCATGCGTGCACCTCCAAGTGGCTGAGGCGCACGACTATAAGAAGGCGCCACAACGGAGGTAAGACGTGTATAGGGGTGTATTTAACGCTTCAGAAACGGACTACTTCCCTCTAAGTACATGCCTACGCACTGGGCATAAAACGGGGTCAGACCCTCAGGGATTCTGACACGCTGGATTATGCTGAGGCTGGCCGCGTCAGTCGGCCTGGTCATCCTCAAGCCTATTGCGCAGGTGGTTTAGAACCTGATGGGTAGTCTGGATAGCATCGATGTCCGCCCCCTCCGCCAGCTCATTAATCCAGGGCGTCTGAAGATTCATCGCCAGATCGAATGCTTCTCTTCCAGCTTCAGTCAGGACAACCAACTGCGCTCTGCGGTGGTGTGGGTTTGGCTGAAACTCCAGCAGTCCATCATTCACCAGATCGTTAACGATCCGCTGAACGTTTTGCCGATTTGCCCCCATGTCGCGAGCAATCCATGAAACCGGTTGTGCTCGTTCGGCGTACACAATAGTACCCAGTAGTTGCCAGCGGGCGCTTGTCAGACCTAGCTCTGCGACGAGTCGATCGCCTGCAGTAAGCAGACGCGCACTTGCTCGAAAGATCTCAAGAACCAGATCGCTCATGGCGCGTCCTGCGGGGGTGTAGTTTGTCTTTTTCATGGCGCGAATCCTTCCACGTTGACACCATGATGTCAATCACAGTAGGTTTGGAGCGTGAAACCCAAATTGTCATCATGATTACAATGTAGAGGTCGCCATGCTTTCTATTCGCCCCCTTGATCCGATCGTCCCCATCACTCAACAGCTGCATTGCAGCGAAGCTCCAGTGGTATTGATCAACCTCTTCACTGTCGACGCAGACGATATACCTGACCTCCTTTGCGCATGGGAGCTGGATGCCAACTGGATGAAACAACGTGCCGGTTTCATCTCCACGCAGCTTCATCAGGCCATCGGTGGCAGCAACATGTTCTTGAATTACGCCGTATGGGAATCGGTAGAGCGGTTTCACGATGCTTTCAATCATCCGGAATTCACCAATGCCTTGGCGCGGTATCCCTCAAGTGCCTTGGCCATGCCGCATCTGTTCACCAAGGTAGCTGTGCCGAATATCTGCACGGCCTGAGTATTAACCAACTGTCTGACGGTATTAGATAAATGCTTAGACGATTACATTTGATCTCCAGCACGCTGGCACTGATGTGCATCGCCACCTTCTTTCTGTCGACTATTTTTGTCGAACTCATCGGATCCGGACGCTCGATAGCCTCACTCAAGCACCTGATCGTGAGTCCCGGGCTTTGGATACTGGTACCGACAATGATTGCGACCGGTGCAAGTGGAGTGCTAATGAGTCGGAAACGACAAGGACGACTGGTCGCTTTGAAGAACAAACGCATGCCATTCATTGCCGCCAATGGCCTGTTGGTTCTGATGCCGTGCGCCATTGTGCTTAACCAATGGGCGTCGGCGGGAATCTTCGA
The window above is part of the Pseudomonas sp. KBS0710 genome. Proteins encoded here:
- a CDS encoding MarR family winged helix-turn-helix transcriptional regulator, with product MKKTNYTPAGRAMSDLVLEIFRASARLLTAGDRLVAELGLTSARWQLLGTIVYAERAQPVSWIARDMGANRQNVQRIVNDLVNDGLLEFQPNPHHRRAQLVVLTEAGREAFDLAMNLQTPWINELAEGADIDAIQTTHQVLNHLRNRLEDDQAD
- a CDS encoding antibiotic biosynthesis monooxygenase, which codes for MLSIRPLDPIVPITQQLHCSEAPVVLINLFTVDADDIPDLLCAWELDANWMKQRAGFISTQLHQAIGGSNMFLNYAVWESVERFHDAFNHPEFTNALARYPSSALAMPHLFTKVAVPNICTA